Proteins encoded together in one Mycobacterium sp. MS1601 window:
- a CDS encoding helix-turn-helix transcriptional regulator, translating into MDGLAAGRYLRAVRDNRDPRAFGFGNRGRRTPGLRREEVAQLAHISVDHYTNLERGRGAGPSDQVVSAIADALRLDDDERRHLFELMGRAVPRGSEPSTEVTPSVAKLVQGLGTTAAIVLSARFDVLAWNPQATLLMEDFGALAPAERNIARRHFLPPVGMTPHYGMTHSAEFSRMVVGQLRATLARYPRDEQTRKLIADLLNESPEFAELWNDATVVTGTHMIKHVEHRDLGPLTLACDMLQDPHRDQNIVMFSIISA; encoded by the coding sequence ATGGACGGACTAGCAGCAGGGCGCTACCTGCGGGCGGTTCGCGACAATCGTGATCCGCGCGCCTTCGGGTTCGGTAACCGTGGTCGCCGGACGCCGGGATTGCGGCGCGAAGAGGTGGCGCAGTTGGCGCACATCTCGGTGGACCACTACACGAACCTGGAGCGCGGCCGTGGTGCGGGACCGTCGGATCAGGTGGTCAGTGCCATCGCCGACGCGCTGCGGTTGGACGACGACGAGCGACGGCACCTCTTCGAACTGATGGGGCGTGCCGTGCCCCGGGGCAGCGAGCCCAGCACGGAGGTCACCCCGAGCGTGGCGAAACTGGTGCAGGGTCTGGGAACCACCGCCGCCATTGTGCTGAGCGCGCGGTTTGACGTCCTGGCCTGGAATCCGCAAGCGACGCTGCTGATGGAGGACTTCGGCGCTCTTGCGCCGGCGGAACGCAATATCGCCCGGCGGCACTTCCTGCCTCCGGTGGGAATGACGCCGCACTACGGTATGACGCATTCCGCGGAGTTCTCGCGCATGGTGGTGGGGCAGTTGCGGGCGACGCTGGCCCGTTATCCACGTGACGAACAGACGCGGAAGCTGATCGCCGATCTGCTCAACGAGAGCCCTGAGTTCGCCGAATTGTGGAATGACGCAACGGTTGTCACCGGGACGCACATGATCAAGCACGTCGAACACCGCGATCTCGGGCCGCTGACTCTGGCCTGCGACATGCTGCAGGATCCCCACCGCGATCAGAACATCGTGATGTTCTCGATCATCTCGGCCTAG
- the lhgO gene encoding L-2-hydroxyglutarate oxidase yields MHESVDVVVIGGGIVGLATAWKLQQRRPGITVAVLEKEAGVAVHQTGHNSGVIHSGIYYEPGSLKATLCKQGAEDTKTFAREHDIPFRVTGKLLVATDESEQQRMLALFERAKVNGLDVQLLDAAELRRAEPHVRGCGAIEVPTTGIIDYRRVSQVLAELVVAAGGIVETGVAVTGIAETSEHVRVDTAAGTWTATNLVACAGLQADRMAAMAGLEPEVQIIPFRGEYFALPTARNGLVEHLIYPIPDPELPFLGVHLSPTMHGHLTVGPNAVLGFARERYRKGAVAPADVAEYLRYPGMWKLARNNIRTGARELSNSLFKRGYLAQCRKYCPELTLDDLVPMEAGIRAQAVRPDGSLVHDFLLKTSPRSIHVLNAPSPAATSALPIGQTLATQLFP; encoded by the coding sequence GTGCATGAATCTGTCGACGTCGTCGTCATCGGTGGCGGCATCGTCGGGCTGGCGACGGCGTGGAAGCTTCAGCAACGCCGCCCCGGCATCACCGTGGCAGTGCTGGAGAAGGAGGCCGGGGTTGCTGTCCACCAGACTGGGCACAACAGTGGCGTCATCCACTCGGGGATCTACTATGAGCCGGGCAGTCTGAAGGCCACCCTGTGCAAACAGGGTGCCGAGGACACCAAAACCTTTGCGCGCGAGCACGATATCCCGTTTCGCGTCACCGGCAAGTTGTTGGTCGCCACGGACGAGTCCGAACAGCAGCGGATGCTGGCGCTGTTCGAGCGGGCCAAGGTCAACGGTCTGGACGTCCAACTACTGGATGCGGCAGAGCTGCGCCGTGCCGAGCCCCACGTGCGTGGCTGCGGTGCCATCGAGGTGCCCACCACCGGCATCATCGACTACCGGCGGGTGTCGCAGGTGTTGGCCGAGCTGGTGGTGGCTGCCGGCGGCATCGTGGAGACCGGAGTGGCAGTCACCGGCATCGCCGAGACCTCCGAGCACGTGCGTGTCGACACCGCCGCCGGGACCTGGACCGCGACGAACCTCGTCGCCTGTGCCGGGCTTCAAGCCGACCGCATGGCGGCCATGGCCGGCCTGGAGCCCGAGGTCCAGATCATCCCGTTCCGGGGCGAGTACTTCGCGCTACCTACGGCGCGCAACGGGCTCGTCGAGCACCTGATCTATCCGATACCGGATCCCGAATTGCCTTTCCTGGGTGTGCATTTGAGTCCGACAATGCATGGTCACCTCACGGTGGGGCCGAACGCCGTGCTGGGGTTCGCCCGTGAGCGCTACCGCAAGGGGGCCGTGGCGCCGGCCGATGTCGCCGAGTACCTGCGCTACCCGGGGATGTGGAAACTGGCCAGGAACAACATCCGCACCGGAGCGCGGGAGCTGTCCAACTCACTGTTCAAGCGTGGCTACCTCGCACAGTGCCGCAAGTACTGTCCCGAGCTCACGCTCGATGATCTGGTCCCGATGGAAGCCGGCATCCGGGCCCAGGCTGTGCGCCCCGACGGCAGCCTGGTCCACGACTTCCTACTGAAGACGTCGCCGCGCAGCATCCACGTGCTCAACGCGCCGTCACCGGCTGCCACCTCGGCGCTGCCGATCGGCCAGACGTTGGCCACGCAGCTCTTCCCGTGA
- a CDS encoding SDR family NAD(P)-dependent oxidoreductase encodes MTTQENTIALVTGANTGIGFHLARQLAQAGVQVLLGSRDPGRGTEAAEKLAAEGLDVVQLTIDVTDDQTIDDAVRRVDQTHGRLDLLINNAAIAGDLRPASGVSRQSLQRTYDTNVAGVAAVTNGFLPLLRASDRARVLNVSSELGSTRLVNDPGWPFSHVATAAYQASKSALDMLTVLYAKELAAENIAVVSVSPGYRATGLSNGEPMEGAGDPADGAAGIVGVALSEPLQTGLFFSDQGEVVPW; translated from the coding sequence ATGACCACACAAGAGAACACCATCGCCCTGGTGACCGGAGCCAACACCGGAATCGGATTCCATCTCGCACGTCAGCTGGCCCAGGCCGGAGTCCAGGTCCTGCTCGGTAGCCGTGATCCCGGCCGCGGCACCGAAGCTGCCGAGAAGCTCGCCGCCGAGGGGCTGGACGTGGTGCAGCTGACCATCGACGTCACCGACGACCAGACCATCGACGACGCGGTGCGACGGGTCGACCAGACCCACGGACGGCTGGATCTGCTGATCAACAATGCCGCCATCGCCGGCGATTTGCGGCCCGCCTCAGGTGTCAGCCGACAATCCCTGCAGCGCACCTATGACACCAATGTCGCCGGCGTAGCCGCCGTCACCAACGGTTTCCTGCCGCTGCTGCGGGCGTCGGACCGAGCCCGGGTGCTCAACGTCTCCAGCGAGCTCGGGTCCACCCGGCTGGTGAACGACCCGGGCTGGCCCTTCAGTCACGTGGCCACCGCCGCCTACCAGGCCTCCAAGAGCGCGCTGGACATGCTCACCGTGCTGTACGCCAAAGAGCTGGCCGCCGAGAACATCGCCGTGGTTTCGGTGAGCCCCGGCTACCGGGCCACCGGGCTGAGCAACGGCGAACCGATGGAGGGCGCGGGTGATCCCGCCGACGGGGCCGCGGGCATCGTCGGGGTTGCGCTCTCAGAGCCCCTGCAGACCGGCCTGTTCTTCAGTGACCAGGGAGAAGTCGTGCCCTGGTGA